In one Pseudomonas sp. R84 genomic region, the following are encoded:
- a CDS encoding PilZ domain-containing protein: MSTLDEEDRREYYRIEDTIALEIRPLSAPEAAGQEVLQDASPLFNLLSELHLSEFESQHLLRQISERDRAIAAFLKSQNKRIDLLSQVVALTVLGHIGEPQPVIISEGGIDFQYPTPIATGAHLSVKLVLMPQALGLLLRARVTHCDRKGEGYDVGTEFEHLTDAQRQLLARYILQKQAQERRLAREQNESGI, from the coding sequence ATGTCGACATTAGATGAAGAAGATCGCCGCGAATACTACCGTATCGAGGACACGATCGCACTGGAAATTCGGCCCCTGTCCGCTCCCGAAGCCGCAGGCCAGGAAGTGTTGCAGGATGCTTCCCCACTCTTCAACCTGCTCAGCGAACTGCACCTGAGCGAATTCGAGTCGCAGCACCTGTTGCGCCAGATCAGCGAGCGCGACCGGGCCATCGCTGCGTTCCTGAAATCCCAGAACAAGCGCATCGACCTGCTTAGCCAGGTGGTCGCCCTGACCGTGCTCGGCCATATCGGCGAGCCGCAACCGGTGATCATCTCCGAAGGCGGGATCGACTTTCAGTATCCGACGCCGATTGCCACCGGTGCACACCTGTCGGTGAAACTGGTGCTGATGCCGCAAGCGCTGGGCCTGCTGCTGCGCGCACGTGTCACCCATTGCGACCGCAAGGGCGAAGGTTATGACGTCGGCACCGAGTTCGAACACTTGACCGATGCCCAGCGCCAGTTGCTCGCCCGCTATATCTTGCAAAAGCAGGCACAGGAACGACGTCTGGCCCGCGAACAGAACGAATCAGGCATTTAA
- a CDS encoding glycerophosphodiester phosphodiesterase: MTLIYGHRGAKGEAPENTLSSFQECLKHGVRRCELDLHLSKDGELMVIHDPTLKRTTERRGKVVEHSAAELVTYDARKGGPGWIKPCPIPTLEELFEKCDFEHWQLEVKSASRTRAATTVLAIREMAQRHGLLDKVTITSSSREVLKAALDLVPDVSRGLVAEYAWLDPLKVAASYGCEILALNWTLCTPERLQKAQRQGLHVSVWTVNEPALMRRLADFGVDSLITDFPGLATATLENC, encoded by the coding sequence GTGACTCTCATCTACGGCCACCGCGGCGCCAAGGGCGAAGCACCGGAAAACACCCTGAGCAGTTTTCAGGAATGTCTCAAGCACGGCGTGCGCCGCTGCGAACTGGATCTGCACCTGTCCAAGGACGGTGAGTTGATGGTCATCCACGACCCGACCCTCAAGCGCACCACGGAGCGGCGCGGCAAAGTTGTCGAGCACAGCGCCGCCGAACTGGTCACTTACGACGCGCGCAAGGGTGGCCCGGGCTGGATCAAGCCGTGCCCGATTCCGACGCTGGAAGAGTTGTTCGAAAAGTGCGATTTCGAGCACTGGCAACTGGAAGTCAAAAGCGCTTCACGCACTCGCGCGGCAACCACGGTGCTGGCGATTCGTGAAATGGCCCAACGGCATGGCCTGCTCGACAAGGTGACGATCACCTCGAGTTCGCGGGAAGTGTTGAAAGCGGCGCTGGATCTGGTGCCGGATGTGTCGCGCGGACTGGTCGCCGAATACGCCTGGCTCGACCCGTTGAAGGTCGCGGCCAGTTATGGCTGTGAGATTCTTGCGCTGAACTGGACGCTGTGTACGCCGGAACGCTTGCAGAAGGCGCAGCGTCAGGGGCTGCATGTGTCGGTGTGGACCGTCAACGAGCCTGCACTGATGCGCAGACTCGCCGACTTCGGCGTTGACAGCCTGATTACAGACTTTCCCGGTTTGGCCACTGCCACCCTCGAGAATTGCTGA
- the sthA gene encoding Si-specific NAD(P)(+) transhydrogenase yields MAVYNYDVVVLGSGPAGEGAAMNAAKAGRKVAMVDSRRQVGGNCTHLGTIPSKALRHSVRQIMQFNTNPMFRAIGEPRWFSFPDVLKSAEKVISKQVASRTGYYARNRVDVFFGTGSFADEQTIEVVCANGVVEKLVAKHIIIATGSRPYRPADIDFHHPRIYDSDTILSLGHTPRKLIVYGAGVIGCEYASIFSGLGVLVELVDNRGQLLSFLDSEISQALSYHFSNNNITVRHNEDYDRVEGVDNGVILHLKSGKKIKADALLWCNGRTGNTDQLGLENIGVKVNSRGQIEVDEAYRTCVPNIYGAGDVIGWPSLASAAHDQGRSAAGSIVDNGSWRFVNDVPTGIYTIPEISSIGKNEQELTQAKVPYEVGKAFFKSMARAQIAGEPQGMLKILFHRETLEVLGVHCFGYQASEIVHIGQAIMNQPGELNTLKYFVNTTFNYPTMAEAYRVAAYDGLNRLF; encoded by the coding sequence ATGGCTGTCTACAACTACGACGTGGTGGTACTGGGTTCTGGCCCGGCGGGAGAAGGCGCGGCAATGAACGCCGCCAAAGCAGGGCGCAAGGTCGCGATGGTCGACAGCCGTCGCCAGGTCGGCGGCAACTGCACCCACCTCGGCACCATCCCGTCCAAGGCACTGCGTCACTCGGTGCGGCAGATCATGCAGTTCAACACCAATCCCATGTTCCGTGCGATCGGCGAGCCACGCTGGTTCTCCTTCCCGGACGTGTTGAAAAGCGCCGAGAAAGTCATTTCCAAACAAGTCGCTTCGCGTACCGGCTACTACGCCCGTAACCGCGTCGACGTGTTCTTCGGCACCGGCAGCTTCGCCGACGAGCAAACCATCGAAGTGGTCTGCGCCAACGGTGTGGTCGAAAAACTGGTGGCCAAGCACATCATCATCGCCACCGGCTCGCGTCCTTATCGCCCGGCGGACATCGATTTCCACCACCCGCGTATCTACGATAGCGACACCATCCTCAGCCTCGGCCACACCCCGCGTAAACTGATCGTTTACGGCGCCGGCGTGATCGGTTGCGAATACGCGTCGATCTTCAGTGGTCTGGGTGTACTGGTTGAGCTGGTCGATAACCGTGGTCAGTTGCTGAGCTTCCTCGACTCGGAAATCTCCCAGGCGTTGAGCTATCACTTCAGCAACAACAACATCACCGTGCGCCACAACGAAGATTACGATCGCGTTGAAGGCGTCGATAACGGCGTAATCCTGCACCTGAAATCCGGCAAGAAGATCAAGGCCGACGCCTTGCTCTGGTGCAACGGCCGTACCGGTAACACCGACCAGCTCGGTCTGGAAAACATCGGCGTCAAGGTCAACAGCCGTGGCCAGATCGAAGTCGACGAGGCTTACCGCACCTGCGTGCCGAACATCTACGGCGCCGGTGACGTGATTGGCTGGCCGAGCCTGGCCAGTGCCGCCCACGACCAGGGTCGTTCGGCTGCTGGCAGCATCGTTGATAACGGTAGCTGGCGCTTTGTGAATGACGTGCCGACCGGCATCTACACCATTCCGGAGATCAGCTCGATCGGCAAGAACGAGCAGGAGCTGACCCAGGCCAAAGTGCCGTACGAAGTCGGCAAGGCTTTCTTCAAGAGCATGGCGCGTGCGCAGATCGCCGGCGAGCCGCAAGGCATGCTGAAGATCCTGTTCCACCGTGAAACCCTGGAAGTGCTGGGCGTTCACTGCTTCGGTTATCAGGCGTCGGAGATTGTTCACATCGGTCAGGCGATCATGAACCAGCCGGGCGAACTGAACACCTTGAAGTACTTCGTCAACACCACGTTCAACTACCCGACCATGGCCGAAGCCTATCGGGTAGCCGCGTACGATGGCCTCAACCGGCTTTTTTGA
- a CDS encoding FAD:protein FMN transferase, with protein sequence MFTGRLFGLVILAGVLAGCGNGESMERFGGPTMGSTYSIKYVRHAGMPDATQVRSEVEGILREVDRQLSTYRNDSDIERFNALPANSCQKMPGSILELVRTGEQLSAQSEGSYDLTVEPLMNLWGFGPQGREEKVPDVAALAEVMQRVGHQHLHINGDQLCKDAAVEVDFNSIAAGYAVDTIAVRLDAMGIHDYLAEATGELKAKGRKLDGSPWRIALEEPRDDQQVAERIIDVDGYGVSTSGDYRNYFLQGGRRYSHTFDARTGAPVLHDLASVTVIHPSALMADGLSTLLLILGPERAWDYAEKHDIGAFFVIRADTGFVVRTNTAFERLSGKKTD encoded by the coding sequence TTGTTCACTGGACGCTTGTTTGGGCTTGTGATTCTGGCTGGCGTATTGGCTGGCTGCGGTAATGGCGAGTCCATGGAACGCTTCGGCGGGCCGACCATGGGCAGCACGTATTCGATCAAGTACGTGCGTCACGCTGGCATGCCTGACGCGACGCAGGTTCGCAGTGAAGTGGAGGGCATCCTCCGCGAAGTCGACCGGCAGTTGTCCACCTATCGCAATGACTCGGACATCGAGCGCTTCAACGCTTTGCCCGCCAACAGCTGCCAGAAAATGCCTGGGTCGATACTCGAATTGGTCCGCACAGGCGAACAGCTCTCAGCGCAAAGCGAAGGCTCCTACGACCTGACCGTTGAACCGCTGATGAACCTCTGGGGCTTTGGCCCACAAGGCCGCGAAGAGAAAGTCCCTGATGTCGCTGCGCTGGCTGAAGTAATGCAACGGGTTGGCCACCAGCATCTGCATATCAATGGCGATCAGTTGTGCAAGGACGCCGCCGTCGAAGTCGATTTCAACAGCATCGCCGCCGGTTATGCCGTCGACACCATCGCGGTAAGGCTCGATGCCATGGGCATCCACGACTACCTCGCTGAAGCCACGGGTGAGTTAAAGGCAAAGGGTCGAAAGCTCGATGGCTCACCCTGGCGCATCGCCTTGGAAGAGCCCCGTGACGATCAACAGGTCGCCGAGCGCATCATCGATGTCGACGGCTATGGCGTTTCCACCTCCGGCGACTACCGTAACTATTTCCTGCAGGGCGGCCGGCGTTATTCCCACACCTTCGATGCACGGACTGGTGCACCGGTCCTACACGACCTGGCGTCAGTCACGGTGATTCATCCTTCAGCGCTGATGGCCGATGGACTATCGACGCTGTTGCTGATTCTCGGCCCGGAAAGGGCGTGGGACTATGCCGAAAAACATGACATTGGTGCATTCTTTGTGATTCGTGCCGATACAGGTTTTGTCGTCCGCACCAACACGGCTTTCGAACGCCTCAGTGGCAAGAAAACTGACTGA
- a CDS encoding MFS transporter, translating into MSSTTGKGKAIFRVVSGNFLEMFDFMVYGFYATAIAKTFFPTDSAFASLMLSLATFGAGFLMRPLGAIFLGAYIDRHGRRQGLIITLALMAAGTVLIACVPGYATLGVAAPLLVLFGRLLQGFSAGVELGGVSVYLAEIATPGRKGFFVSWQSASQQAAVVFAGLLGVGLNHWLSPEQMGDWGWRVPFLIGCMIVPVIFVIRRSLEETPEFQARKHRPTLREIVRSIGQNFGIVIAGMALVVMTTVSFYLITAYTPTFGKAELHLSDFDALLVTVCIGLSNFFWLPVMGSVSDRIGRKPLLLAATILAILTAYPALSWLVANPSFSHLLIVELWLSFLYGSYNGAMVVALTEIMPVEVRTTGFSLAYSLATATFGGFTPAACTYLIHVLDNKAAPGIWLSGAAVLGLIATLVLFRGNKHELRTAQAAIPGGAR; encoded by the coding sequence ATGTCCTCCACCACGGGCAAAGGCAAAGCGATCTTTCGCGTTGTCAGCGGCAACTTTCTCGAAATGTTCGACTTCATGGTCTACGGCTTCTACGCCACGGCCATCGCCAAAACCTTCTTCCCCACCGACAGTGCCTTCGCTTCGCTGATGCTTTCACTGGCCACTTTTGGTGCCGGTTTCCTGATGCGTCCGCTCGGAGCTATTTTCCTCGGCGCCTACATTGACCGTCATGGTCGTCGCCAAGGTCTGATTATCACGCTGGCACTGATGGCGGCCGGTACGGTGCTGATTGCCTGCGTGCCGGGCTACGCGACTCTCGGCGTCGCTGCGCCGCTGCTCGTACTGTTTGGCCGCTTGTTGCAAGGTTTCTCAGCCGGCGTGGAACTGGGTGGTGTGTCTGTCTATTTGGCCGAGATTGCCACACCGGGCCGCAAGGGCTTCTTCGTCAGTTGGCAGTCTGCGAGTCAGCAAGCGGCGGTGGTCTTCGCCGGCTTGCTCGGCGTCGGCCTCAACCACTGGCTGAGTCCGGAACAAATGGGTGACTGGGGCTGGCGCGTGCCGTTTCTGATCGGTTGCATGATTGTGCCGGTGATCTTCGTCATTCGTCGCTCGTTGGAGGAAACCCCAGAGTTCCAGGCCAGAAAACACCGCCCTACCCTGCGGGAAATCGTCCGCTCGATCGGTCAGAACTTTGGCATCGTCATCGCCGGCATGGCGCTGGTGGTGATGACCACGGTTTCTTTCTACCTGATCACCGCGTACACCCCGACGTTCGGCAAGGCTGAGCTGCACCTGTCGGACTTCGACGCGTTACTGGTGACGGTATGTATCGGTCTGTCGAACTTCTTCTGGTTGCCGGTGATGGGTTCAGTGTCCGACAGGATCGGACGTAAACCCCTACTGCTGGCGGCGACGATTCTGGCAATTCTGACGGCCTACCCTGCCCTGTCGTGGCTGGTGGCGAACCCGAGCTTCAGCCATTTGCTGATCGTCGAGTTGTGGTTGTCGTTCCTGTACGGCTCGTACAACGGCGCGATGGTGGTGGCGCTGACAGAGATCATGCCGGTGGAAGTGCGTACGACCGGGTTCTCGCTGGCTTACAGCCTGGCAACGGCGACGTTCGGCGGGTTTACGCCGGCGGCGTGTACGTATCTGATTCATGTGCTGGATAACAAGGCTGCGCCGGGGATCTGGCTCAGTGGCGCGGCGGTGTTGGGGTTGATTGCGACGCTGGTGTTGTTTCGTGGCAATAAGCATGAGTTACGCACCGCGCAAGCGGCCATACCCGGCGGCGCTCGTTAA
- a CDS encoding glyceraldehyde-3-phosphate dehydrogenase, with amino-acid sequence MWKVTVTQKPDQCLGEWIDREALAEAMIPLIGQLYRNNNVVSSIYGRSLINQSVIAILKAHRFARHRSSDDSELSVHETFPLLKAMSELKLGAASVDLGKLAFKFRNEGNGRSAEQFVREEMADVVGQQNASARKGTDVVLYGFGRIGRLLARILIEKTGGGDGLRLRAIVVRKGAENDLTKRASLLRRDSVHGSFNGTITIDEENNTITANGNLIQVIYAKNPTEVDYTQYGIKDALLVDNTGVWRDADGLGQHLQCPGIDRVVLTAPGKGKLKNIVHGINHGEITADDKIVSAASCTTNAIVPVLKAVNDKFGIINGHVETVHSYTNDQNLIDNFHKGDRRGRSAALNMVITETGAATAAAKALPELAGKLTGNAIRVPTPNVSMAILNLNLEKAATREEMNEYLRYMALHSDLHKQIDFVNSQEVVSTDFVGSRHAGVVDAEATIVQDNRVVLYVWYDNEFGYSCQVIRVMEDMADVNPPAFPR; translated from the coding sequence ATGTGGAAGGTTACCGTGACTCAGAAGCCCGACCAGTGTCTTGGTGAATGGATCGACCGTGAAGCACTCGCAGAAGCGATGATTCCGCTTATCGGTCAGCTCTACCGCAATAACAACGTGGTGAGCTCGATCTATGGCCGCAGCCTGATCAACCAGTCTGTCATCGCGATTCTCAAAGCTCACCGCTTTGCGCGCCACCGTTCTTCCGACGACAGCGAACTCTCCGTCCACGAAACATTCCCGCTGCTCAAAGCCATGAGCGAGCTCAAGCTCGGCGCGGCTTCGGTAGATCTGGGCAAGTTGGCGTTCAAATTCCGTAACGAAGGCAATGGCCGCAGCGCCGAGCAATTCGTTCGTGAAGAGATGGCTGACGTGGTTGGCCAGCAAAACGCTTCCGCACGTAAAGGCACCGACGTTGTGCTGTACGGCTTCGGTCGTATCGGCCGTCTGCTGGCGCGCATCCTGATCGAAAAAACCGGTGGTGGCGACGGCCTGCGTCTGCGTGCCATCGTCGTGCGCAAAGGCGCCGAAAACGATCTGACCAAACGCGCCAGCCTGCTGCGTCGCGACTCGGTACACGGTTCGTTCAACGGCACCATTACCATCGACGAAGAAAACAACACCATCACCGCCAACGGTAACCTGATCCAAGTGATCTACGCGAAGAACCCGACCGAGGTGGATTACACCCAGTACGGCATCAAAGACGCGCTGCTGGTGGACAACACCGGTGTATGGCGTGACGCTGATGGCCTGGGCCAGCACTTGCAGTGCCCGGGTATCGACCGCGTTGTTCTGACCGCGCCTGGCAAAGGCAAGCTGAAGAACATCGTTCACGGCATCAACCACGGTGAAATCACCGCTGATGACAAGATCGTGTCCGCCGCTTCCTGCACCACCAACGCCATCGTGCCGGTGCTGAAAGCAGTAAACGACAAGTTCGGCATCATCAACGGTCACGTCGAAACCGTTCACTCGTACACCAACGACCAGAACCTGATCGACAACTTCCACAAGGGCGATCGCCGTGGTCGTAGCGCCGCGCTGAACATGGTCATCACCGAAACCGGTGCTGCCACCGCTGCTGCCAAGGCCCTGCCTGAGCTGGCCGGCAAGCTGACCGGTAACGCGATCCGTGTTCCGACGCCAAACGTGTCGATGGCCATTCTCAACCTCAACCTTGAGAAAGCCGCCACCCGTGAAGAGATGAACGAGTACCTGCGCTACATGGCGCTGCACTCCGATCTGCACAAGCAAATCGACTTCGTCAATTCGCAGGAAGTGGTTTCGACCGACTTCGTGGGCTCGCGCCACGCCGGTGTAGTCGATGCTGAAGCGACCATCGTGCAGGACAACCGCGTTGTTCTGTACGTCTGGTACGACAACGAGTTCGGTTACAGCTGCCAGGTTATCCGCGTGATGGAAGACATGGCTGATGTGAATCCGCCAGCGTTCCCGCGCTAA
- the mfd gene encoding transcription-repair coupling factor, with the protein MPVLRLPLLPAEAGKQHWGNLPGAALSLAIAEAASAAKRFTLLLTADSQSAERLEQELSFFAPDLPVLHFPDWETLPYDLFSPHQDIISQRIASLYRLPELAHGVLVVPITTALHRLAPTKFLLGSSLVLDVGQKLDVEQMRARLEASGYRYVDTVYEHGEFTVRGALIDLFPMGSKLPYRIDLFDDEIETLRTFDPENQRSIDKVDSVKLLPAREFPLQKDAVTRFKARFRERFDVDFRRCPIFQDLSSGITPAGIEYYLPLFFDETSTLFDYLPQDTQVFSLPGIEQAAENFWNDVRNRYEERRVDPSRPLLPPAELFLPVEDCFARLKSWPRVVASQQDVESGVGRERFPAQALPNLAIEAKATQPLAALSAFLDEFPGRVLFTAESAGRREVLLELLERLKLRPKTVDSWPDFVASKDRLAITIAPLDEGLMLDDPALALVAESPLFGQRVMQRRRREKRSDVSNDAVIKNLTELREGAPVVHIDHGVGRYLGLTILEIDNQAAEFLTLEYAENAKLYVPVANLHLIARYTGSDDALAPLHRLGSEVWQKAKRKAAEQVRDVAAELLDIYARRAAREGYAFADPKADYATFSAGFPFEETPDQQSTIEAVREDMLAPKPMDRLVCGDVGFGKTEVAMRAAFIAVHGGRQVAILVPTTLLAQQHYNSFRDRFADWPVTVEVMSRFKSAKEVNAAIADLAEGKIDIVIGTHKLLSDDVKIKNLGLVIIDEEHRFGVRQKEQLKALRSEVDILTLTATPIPRTLNMAVSGMRDLSIIATPPARRLSVRTFVMEQNKSTVKEALLRELLRGGQVYYLHNDVKTIEKCAADLAELVPEARIGIGHGQMRERELEQVMSDFYHKRFNVLIASTIIETGIDVPSANTIIIERADKFGLAQLHQLRGRVGRSHHQAYAYLLTPPRQQITSDAEKRLEAIANTQDLGAGFVLATNDLEIRGAGELLGDGQSGQIQAVGFTLYMEMLERAVKSIRKGEQPNLDQPLGGGPEVNLRVPALIPEDYLPDVHARLILYKRIASATDEEGLKDLQVEMIDRFGLLPEPTKNLVRITALKLQAEQLGIKKVDGGPQGGRIEFEAQTPVDPMTLIKLIQSQPKRYKFEGATMFKFQVPMERPEERFNTVEALFERLLPKSV; encoded by the coding sequence GTGCCCGTTCTGCGTCTACCGCTACTCCCTGCCGAGGCAGGTAAACAGCATTGGGGCAATCTGCCCGGTGCTGCCCTCAGCCTGGCGATTGCCGAGGCTGCCAGCGCTGCCAAGCGCTTCACCCTGCTACTGACCGCCGACAGCCAGAGTGCTGAACGACTGGAACAGGAGCTGAGTTTCTTCGCCCCGGATTTGCCCGTGCTGCATTTCCCCGACTGGGAAACCCTGCCGTACGACCTGTTCTCGCCGCACCAGGACATCATTTCCCAGCGCATCGCCAGCTTATACAGGCTGCCGGAGCTGGCGCATGGCGTACTGGTGGTGCCGATTACCACGGCGTTGCACCGCTTGGCGCCGACCAAGTTCCTGCTCGGCAGCAGTCTGGTACTGGATGTCGGCCAGAAGCTCGACGTTGAACAGATGCGTGCGCGCCTCGAAGCCAGTGGCTATCGCTACGTCGACACCGTTTATGAGCACGGCGAGTTCACCGTACGCGGCGCGCTGATCGATCTGTTCCCGATGGGCAGTAAACTGCCCTACCGCATCGACCTGTTCGATGACGAAATCGAGACCCTGCGCACCTTCGACCCGGAAAACCAGCGCTCCATCGACAAGGTCGATTCAGTCAAGCTGCTGCCGGCCCGTGAATTCCCGCTGCAAAAAGACGCGGTCACTCGCTTCAAGGCGCGTTTTCGCGAGCGTTTCGACGTCGACTTCCGTCGCTGCCCGATCTTTCAGGATCTGAGCAGCGGCATCACCCCTGCAGGGATCGAGTATTACCTGCCGCTGTTCTTCGACGAAACCTCGACGCTGTTCGATTACCTGCCGCAAGACACCCAGGTGTTCTCGTTGCCGGGTATCGAGCAAGCGGCGGAGAATTTCTGGAACGACGTGCGCAATCGTTACGAAGAACGTCGCGTCGATCCTTCACGTCCTTTATTGCCACCCGCTGAATTGTTCCTGCCGGTAGAAGACTGCTTTGCTCGCTTGAAGAGCTGGCCGCGTGTGGTTGCCAGTCAGCAAGACGTGGAAAGCGGCGTCGGCCGCGAGCGCTTCCCCGCGCAGGCTCTGCCGAATCTGGCGATCGAAGCTAAAGCCACGCAACCGCTGGCGGCACTGTCGGCATTTCTCGATGAATTCCCCGGACGCGTGCTGTTCACCGCCGAATCCGCCGGCCGTCGCGAAGTGCTGCTGGAGTTGCTTGAACGCCTGAAGCTGCGCCCGAAAACCGTCGATAGCTGGCCGGACTTTGTCGCGAGCAAGGATCGTCTGGCGATCACCATTGCCCCGCTCGACGAAGGCCTGATGCTCGATGACCCGGCGCTGGCACTGGTCGCGGAAAGTCCGCTGTTCGGCCAACGGGTGATGCAACGCCGTCGCCGCGAGAAACGCAGCGACGTCAGCAATGATGCGGTGATCAAGAACCTCACCGAGCTGCGCGAAGGTGCGCCGGTGGTGCACATCGACCACGGCGTCGGCCGCTATCTGGGCCTGACGATTCTGGAAATCGACAATCAGGCGGCCGAATTCCTCACCCTCGAATACGCCGAGAACGCCAAGCTTTACGTGCCGGTGGCCAACCTGCATTTGATTGCGCGCTACACCGGCAGCGACGATGCCCTGGCCCCGCTGCACCGCCTCGGCTCCGAGGTTTGGCAGAAAGCCAAACGCAAAGCCGCCGAACAGGTGCGCGACGTTGCCGCTGAATTGCTCGACATCTATGCCCGCCGCGCTGCTCGCGAAGGCTACGCATTTGCCGACCCGAAAGCCGATTACGCGACGTTCAGCGCCGGTTTCCCGTTCGAAGAAACCCCGGATCAACAGTCGACCATCGAAGCCGTGCGCGAGGACATGCTCGCGCCGAAACCGATGGATCGACTGGTCTGCGGCGACGTCGGTTTCGGCAAGACCGAAGTGGCCATGCGTGCAGCGTTCATCGCCGTACACGGTGGCCGTCAAGTGGCGATTCTGGTGCCGACCACCCTCCTCGCCCAGCAGCATTACAACAGCTTCCGCGACCGCTTCGCCGATTGGCCGGTGACCGTCGAAGTGATGAGCCGCTTCAAGTCGGCCAAGGAAGTGAACGCGGCGATCGCCGATCTGGCCGAAGGCAAGATCGACATCGTCATCGGCACGCACAAGCTGCTGTCCGACGACGTCAAAATCAAAAACCTCGGGCTGGTGATCATCGACGAGGAGCACCGTTTCGGTGTCCGTCAGAAAGAACAGCTCAAGGCCCTGCGCAGTGAAGTCGACATTCTCACGCTGACCGCCACGCCGATTCCGCGCACGCTGAACATGGCGGTGTCGGGCATGCGCGACCTGTCGATCATCGCCACGCCGCCGGCACGACGCTTGTCCGTGCGCACCTTCGTCATGGAGCAGAACAAGAGCACGGTCAAAGAGGCGTTGCTCCGCGAACTGCTACGCGGCGGCCAGGTGTACTACCTGCACAACGATGTGAAAACCATCGAGAAGTGCGCCGCCGACCTCGCCGAGCTGGTACCGGAAGCCCGCATCGGCATCGGTCACGGGCAGATGCGCGAGCGCGAACTCGAACAGGTGATGAGCGACTTCTATCACAAGCGTTTCAACGTGCTGATCGCCTCGACCATCATCGAGACCGGTATCGACGTGCCGAGCGCCAACACCATCATCATCGAGCGCGCCGACAAATTCGGCCTGGCGCAACTGCACCAGTTGCGCGGTCGCGTTGGCCGTAGTCACCACCAGGCTTACGCTTACCTGCTGACGCCGCCGCGCCAGCAAATCACTTCGGACGCGGAAAAGCGTCTGGAGGCGATTGCCAATACTCAGGACCTCGGCGCCGGTTTCGTCCTGGCGACCAACGACCTGGAAATCCGTGGCGCTGGCGAACTGCTCGGCGATGGTCAGAGCGGACAGATTCAGGCCGTGGGCTTCACGCTGTATATGGAAATGCTCGAGCGCGCGGTCAAGTCGATCCGCAAAGGCGAGCAACCTAACCTCGATCAACCGCTGGGCGGTGGCCCGGAAGTCAACCTGCGGGTGCCGGCGCTGATTCCGGAAGACTATCTGCCGGACGTTCACGCGCGGCTGATCCTGTACAAGCGCATCGCTTCGGCCACCGACGAGGAAGGCCTGAAGGACTTGCAAGTCGAGATGATCGACCGTTTCGGCTTGTTGCCGGAACCGACGAAAAATCTGGTGCGCATCACGGCGCTGAAGTTGCAGGCCGAGCAGTTGGGCATCAAGAAGGTCGACGGCGGGCCGCAAGGTGGGCGCATCGAGTTCGAAGCGCAGACGCCGGTCGATCCGATGACGCTGATCAAACTGATCCAGAGCCAGCCAAAACGCTACAAATTCGAAGGCGCGACGATGTTCAAGTTCCAGGTACCAATGGAACGCCCGGAAGAGCGCTTTAATACTGTAGAGGCGCTGTTTGAGCGCCTCCTCCCGAAATCTGTTTGA
- a CDS encoding CsiV family protein, translating into MRLFRSLTLLLTFVAPMAFADDLYQVEMILVRQNAVPAIVSRAAPEDWAAGALRLGEDSKRTPALNDVVTKLTASGDYSVLMHKAWQQTLGEAPAKVAVSDGQEQFGQFPIEGTLEMKLGRFTDVTADFWVNQIDANGLVTASERLKQDSHTKNGQLNYLDNGHLALLIKITSLTAPAPREAPEAIPD; encoded by the coding sequence ATGCGCCTGTTTCGTTCGCTGACTTTGCTACTGACCTTCGTAGCACCTATGGCGTTTGCCGATGACCTGTATCAGGTCGAAATGATTCTGGTGCGCCAGAACGCTGTGCCGGCCATCGTCAGCCGTGCCGCGCCGGAAGACTGGGCCGCTGGCGCTCTGCGCCTGGGTGAGGACAGCAAACGCACACCTGCGCTGAATGACGTGGTGACCAAACTCACCGCCAGCGGCGATTACAGCGTGCTGATGCACAAGGCCTGGCAGCAAACCCTCGGCGAAGCGCCGGCGAAAGTCGCGGTCAGCGACGGCCAGGAGCAGTTCGGCCAGTTCCCGATCGAAGGCACGCTGGAGATGAAGCTCGGGCGCTTCACCGACGTGACTGCCGACTTCTGGGTCAATCAGATCGACGCCAATGGCCTGGTCACTGCCAGCGAGCGCCTGAAACAGGACAGCCACACCAAGAATGGCCAGCTCAACTATCTCGACAACGGCCATCTGGCCCTGCTGATCAAGATCACTTCTCTGACCGCGCCTGCGCCACGGGAAGCACCTGAAGCGATTCCGGACTGA